The nucleotide sequence AACGAATTTAGGAGAGAAAGCAGTAGTATCGAAACTATCGCTGGCATATCGATGCACTCTTTAATACAGGCTATTCTAGCCTGCTGATACAGCTCGTCTACGTCTTCTTCAAATCTTTCAACCTTGTCGCATAAGTCAAGAGCCTCGTGTAAATCTCTAAACATAGCATGCAAAGCTTTTTCGGATACACCAACAGTATCCTTGATCTTTGTCATCATGTTTTTAACAACACTCCTTAGATTATTCGATATTTTATACTCTTTCAGTATTTGTAAAACTCTTGCAGATTCCAGGCTCCAATCAGCAATATAATCCGCTTGTCTCGCAATACGAGCAAGATAAACCTTCACGTCCGGCTCTATTGACGACTCAGCAAGCATAGTCAACAATTCTCTCCTTACGTTATCTGCGTCTTTCTCATAGTTTTTTATCTTCTCAAAAAAGGCTTGACTAAACTCCTCCTTGTCAATCCACAAACCAATTAGCTTCTCCAATTGCTCAACTGTTTTATAGACTAGGCTTGCATGTTTAGAAAAATTTTCTCTAATCCTATCTTCACGTCTTTCAGCAAACCATCTACCAACTTTACTCATAGGATATAACCTCCTTAATATTTAAACCTGGATGTTTAAATATGTGGGCGTCACGAACCACCGCGTATACTTCACTATTCCTTTTATAAACTCCGGCATGTCTCAGCTGCTTGACTACAAATTCTAATCCATCGATTTCAATAAGGTATCTATACGTTAAGCCTAGGAAGTTGACTTCTTTAACCTTAGCAGAAAATACGTTTTCACCAGCCGTTTTAGTGCTACTCAACTTTATATGCTCTGGTCTAATAGCAACAATTACCCTTTCTCCTTTTCTAAAGCCCGTATTTTTTAATTTAAATATTAAACCTTCAACATCTACCTCAAGCAACGAGCCAGAACTAACGACAACCCCCTCAAGAAAATTAGTTTCTCCACCGATAAACCTGGCGACGAAAGGATTTGCAGGTTTATAATACAACTCGCCTGGCGTTCCACACTGCTCGATCCTCCCCCTTCTCATCACCACTATCTTGTCGGCGATACTCATTGCCTCCTCCTGATTATGAGTAACGTGAATCGCCGTAAGTTTTAAATCTTTAACAAGATTTCGAAGTTCTATCCTCAACATTTTGGCAGCTCGAGGATCTATCGAGCCTAAAGGCTCGTCTAGCAGCAGTAAATTCGCCCCCGATATTACCGCTCTGGCAATAGCCACTTTCTGCTGTACCCCCCTACTCAACTCTTGCGGTAACGCCGATTTGCGAAGAGTTAAAGTCATTTCTTGAACAACGCTGCTTCCTATCTTTTCAGCTTTTGCATAGCTTGCTGTTTGAACAAGCGGTCCATATATCACGTTTTCCCATACAATCATGTGAGGAAACAAGAGTATATCTTGCATAACGAATCCTATTCTTCTCTCCCTAACGGGAAGGTCGTTTACTAAGACGTCATCAATATAAATTTCCCCCTTCTCAGGCTTTACAATCCCAGCTATAACTTTCAGAAAGGTGCTTTTTCCACAACCGCTAGGTCCTACCACGCATACATATTCTCCATCATCAATTTCAACGCTTATATCATGTAGAGCAATTATCTCGCCGTATCTTTTAGTTACATTAACAAGTTTAACTTTTGGCATTACAAACCCTCCACTTCCAACATTTTCAATAAGCCCTCTCTAGGATACGGATATAGAATTCCTCTGTGAGGAGGAAAGTATACAGTTACGCTATCTCCAGCGTCGAAGGAGCATTTTCCATCGTTCCAAGAGTAGACTCTAACAGTGTAATCTCCAATAGCGATTTGATATTTTGCCAAAGCCCCTATAAACTCTCTATTTAAAATCACGCCCTTAAAGACGTTTATATCGTATCGGCTTTCACCATCGGTTATAATTATATCTTCCGGACGGAAAGCCACGACAACATGCCATTTATCTATAGGTCTAGACGAAACATACACTTCTCCTAAACCATTAACATCGACAATGCTATTGCCATATCTAGCTCCCTTAAGCAAGCCTTCAAAAACGTTAACTTCTCCAAGGAAATTAGCCACGAACAAATTTACGGGATTCAAATAAACATGTTCAGGCTTTCCAATCTGCTGGACATATCCCTTTTTTAAAATTAAAACTCTATCTGCTATACTTAAGGCTTCTTCAACATTATGAGTTACATGAAGAACAGTTAAACCGAGCTTTTTAGCTAACCTTTTAAGCTCGTATCTCAGCTCCACGCCTATAAGCACGTCAAGCGCGCTTAAAGGCTCGTCTAGAAGAAGAATTTCAGTTCCGGCAGCTAAAGCTCTCGCAAGTGCTATTCTCTGCTGCTGGCCTCCTGAAAGCTCGTGCGGATAGGAATTTCTCCTATGGTATAATCCTACGATTTCGAGAGCTTCTTTAGCTCTATCCATGGAAAAGCCTCTCATTTCAACTCCATAAGCAACGTTTTCCCAAACGGTCATGTGCGGGAATAGGGCATAGCCTTGAGGCATGTAGCTTATACCACGATTTTCCGGAGCTTCGAAAGTTTTGTCTACTCCGTCGATGTATATTCTCCCGCTATCTGGTAGTAGCAAGCCAGAGATAATTTTTAGAAGAGTAGTCTTCCCTGCGCCTATAGGACCTAAAATACAAAGATATTCTCTCTTGTCTACTCTAAAGCTAACATTGTTTAACGCTCTTATACTTCCATATTTTTTCGACACCGAATCTACGAATAAAGCCTCCATGTTTCCAATCATAAAATTTTTCGCATTTATTAAAGCTTACACTTAAATTCGTCAGATACGTGAAGAAGAAGGAAAATCAATAAATTCCATTTTTAATACTATGTATTATTCTATTTTAAATACTCAGTTATTTTCTCTTGTACAAGAAAATCTCTTAGCAGCTTACTATTTTCCCTCCATATTTTAAGATCTATTTTAAGTCTCGTTGAAATATAACCTAATGTTTCCTTTAACGTGTTAAACTTTTTAGGCGGATTTATCAGAGCATTTCGAACATTCTCCCTGACGAGCCACACGCCCACAGGTAATACGTAAGTCGGGTATGATTCCCTAAGGACAAGCACAGAAGCTTGCCTTTTTTCTCCAGCCAAATACTCCGTAACTGCGAGTCTCGCCGCGTAATAGCATCCTCCCATCGAGGCATAGCCCGTTCTTCCTCGATACGATTCCCAGTCTCCACATAGGGCAATGTTTTTTCTATCCGGGTTCCAAGCCGTCCCGGGATACCATGCCTCTATCGACTCATAACTCCATTCAGAGGGAAACATTACCACAATAAAACGATTCCCCAGTTCTACAGATTCATAAACCCTGAACTCGTTTATTAACGGATTTTGTTTTACAATATGATCTCTCAGGTTACTCGATATTATACTATCAACGGCTGTTATGCTCCATCTTGTTGGAACAAGCCTCCTCTGATTTTTCAACCCGAAAATTCCCATACTGAACGCTTTTTGAATTCTAGATACAGGGACTTTATTTTTGTAAAGTTCTAGAACCGCCTCGCTGGCTTTTAGATCTTCATCATAATATGCTTTCTCTAGTTTCCTGTCAGTTTTTATGCCTGCTACTCTAAGCTTTTTTAAAGGCGCCGAGGGACCCATAGGTTGAACATTGTCATCCAACAAAAATGCGCTGTTAGGCTTCTTTTTAAACACGACTTCCGTCACTACAGGCTCTCTCGAAAGAACCATTTCAATAGTCTGGTCTATTATTTTTCCAGCTTTCCAAGGCTTTTTAACGTTAACAATATGCTTTCCCCTGACAAGTTTTAATCTGAAATTTACTATTTCCTCAATATTCATGAAAAGCCATTTTTCAGGAGTATCGTATATGGAAGTATCCCCAACCTCTGGAGGCACTAGCGGACCTGCATAAACATACGGGTAGCCGAATCTCCCTACGAAAACTGCTGGAGGCGAGGAGCCCATTAATTCAACGTCTTTAATTAGTTTCCTTGTTTTAACATATGCATAAAACCGTAATATCACGGGGCATCTAGATTTACCGCATAAGCGCTTGGTGCCGCGACAGTATAAACACAGCTTTTTCCTGGAAACTTTAAAATTCACTTGGCTTAAAGCTAGATCAGAAGCTGTGATCGTATCATCGATTATATGGGCTATCCATGGTATTTTCTTTCTAACTTTTTTAACAAATTTTCTCTCGAAAGACCGGGCAGCCATTTACCCATAATAATCCTGTTTTCATTGAATTAAAATTTAAGTATAATAGTGAGTAAGCCGATACTATTACGAGCATAATGCTTGTAAAAAGCGTCTACTGCAAAACTGTGCTATGCAGAAGTAGAATCTACGGGGTAGATTACGCCATAAATCCATACACTGGATGTTTACATGGTTGCGCGTATTGCTACGTTCCCTCAACGCTTAAGCGGTTGCCGAAAAATCTCGAATGGGGACAATACGTCTTTGCGAAAATAAACGCTCCCCATGTTTTAATGAAAGAAGTTAGGCGCATCGGGAAAGGCTATGTCCTCTTAAGTAGCGTAACAGATCCATACCAGCCTGTCGAAAAGGTTTATGAATTAACTAGGAGAACCTTAGAAGTTTTGTCACGTAAAGATTTTCCAATTGTTATCCTGACCAAGTCAGATCTCGTCACTAGAGATTTGGATATTTTAAAAAAGTTTTCTAATGTAGAAGTAGGCTTGACCATTACAACTTTGGATGAAAAAGCAAGAGAAGTTCTAGAGCCTAAAGCCCCGCCTATTAAAAAACGCTTTGAAGCTCTTTACGAGCTTAAGCAGGCTGGAATATCAACTTACGCATTCCTGGGTCCTTTACTCCCATTTTTCAGCGAGAACTATCTAGAAGAATTGTTTGAGAAGTTTAGAGAAGTTGGTGTTGACAGGGTTATGGTGGACAAGCTGAATATTAGAGGAGATATATGGAAAAGATTGAAGAATGTTTTGGAAAATAATTATCCTAGCCTGGTTAAAGAATTTAAAAAAAGAACTACAAACAAATACTACTTAGCGTTAAAAAATGAAGTTATGAAAATAGCCTTTAAGAACGCAGTAAAAGTTGATTTTTGCTATTAATTAACGGGTAACAATGCTTGATTAGTCTAAGGACGGCATTGTCTAATAGGCTTTAGCGACGTACACAATGTACTTAGCAGGTTCTCCACACCATACACATTTTCCATAATCTCCTTCTTTGAAATCAAGCTCTGTTCCACGCACTTTCGCCCCATTCGTTGCTTC is from Thermoproteales archaeon and encodes:
- a CDS encoding DUF47 family protein codes for the protein MSKVGRWFAERREDRIRENFSKHASLVYKTVEQLEKLIGLWIDKEEFSQAFFEKIKNYEKDADNVRRELLTMLAESSIEPDVKVYLARIARQADYIADWSLESARVLQILKEYKISNNLRSVVKNMMTKIKDTVGVSEKALHAMFRDLHEALDLCDKVERFEEDVDELYQQARIACIKECIDMPAIVSILLLSLLNSLENIADTCENTSDNIREYVVRRA
- a CDS encoding ABC transporter ATP-binding protein, coding for MPKVKLVNVTKRYGEIIALHDISVEIDDGEYVCVVGPSGCGKSTFLKVIAGIVKPEKGEIYIDDVLVNDLPVRERRIGFVMQDILLFPHMIVWENVIYGPLVQTASYAKAEKIGSSVVQEMTLTLRKSALPQELSRGVQQKVAIARAVISGANLLLLDEPLGSIDPRAAKMLRIELRNLVKDLKLTAIHVTHNQEEAMSIADKIVVMRRGRIEQCGTPGELYYKPANPFVARFIGGETNFLEGVVVSSGSLLEVDVEGLIFKLKNTGFRKGERVIVAIRPEHIKLSSTKTAGENVFSAKVKEVNFLGLTYRYLIEIDGLEFVVKQLRHAGVYKRNSEVYAVVRDAHIFKHPGLNIKEVISYE
- a CDS encoding ABC transporter ATP-binding protein → MEALFVDSVSKKYGSIRALNNVSFRVDKREYLCILGPIGAGKTTLLKIISGLLLPDSGRIYIDGVDKTFEAPENRGISYMPQGYALFPHMTVWENVAYGVEMRGFSMDRAKEALEIVGLYHRRNSYPHELSGGQQQRIALARALAAGTEILLLDEPLSALDVLIGVELRYELKRLAKKLGLTVLHVTHNVEEALSIADRVLILKKGYVQQIGKPEHVYLNPVNLFVANFLGEVNVFEGLLKGARYGNSIVDVNGLGEVYVSSRPIDKWHVVVAFRPEDIIITDGESRYDINVFKGVILNREFIGALAKYQIAIGDYTVRVYSWNDGKCSFDAGDSVTVYFPPHRGILYPYPREGLLKMLEVEGL
- a CDS encoding radical SAM protein, which gives rise to MLVKSVYCKTVLCRSRIYGVDYAINPYTGCLHGCAYCYVPSTLKRLPKNLEWGQYVFAKINAPHVLMKEVRRIGKGYVLLSSVTDPYQPVEKVYELTRRTLEVLSRKDFPIVILTKSDLVTRDLDILKKFSNVEVGLTITTLDEKAREVLEPKAPPIKKRFEALYELKQAGISTYAFLGPLLPFFSENYLEELFEKFREVGVDRVMVDKLNIRGDIWKRLKNVLENNYPSLVKEFKKRTTNKYYLALKNEVMKIAFKNAVKVDFCY